The following are from one region of the Nitrospira sp. genome:
- the tssB gene encoding type VI secretion system contractile sheath small subunit, whose amino-acid sequence MARESTQHKLDRVRPPRVQITYDVETGGAIEMKELPFVVGVMADLAGKPEQPPALLKDPKRKFVETDRDNFNDVMKGIGPRLAYKVDNKLTNDDTKIGVELRFNNIDDFSPEQVADQVEPLKKLVEVRKQLSALLAKTDGNDKLAEKLQEIIANSELQQKIGKEAGLGTEGGSQKEG is encoded by the coding sequence ATGGCGCGTGAAAGCACTCAACACAAGTTGGATCGAGTTCGTCCGCCGCGTGTGCAGATCACCTATGACGTGGAGACGGGCGGCGCCATTGAGATGAAGGAGTTGCCCTTCGTCGTTGGCGTCATGGCAGACTTGGCTGGAAAGCCAGAGCAGCCACCTGCGCTCTTGAAGGATCCTAAGCGCAAGTTCGTGGAGACCGATCGAGATAACTTCAATGATGTGATGAAGGGGATCGGCCCTCGTCTCGCGTATAAGGTGGATAACAAGCTAACCAATGACGACACCAAAATTGGGGTGGAGTTGCGCTTCAATAACATCGATGACTTCAGCCCCGAGCAGGTCGCCGACCAAGTCGAGCCTTTGAAGAAGCTAGTCGAGGTCAGAAAGCAGCTGTCCGCCCTTCTGGCGAAAACCGACGGGAACGACAAGTTGGCGGAGAAACTCCAGGAGATTATCGCCAACTCTGAGTTGCAGCAGAAGATCGGAAAAGAAGCAGGACTGGGAACTGAAGGTGGTTCCCAGAAGGAGGGCTAA
- the tagF gene encoding type VI secretion system-associated protein TagF, protein MYSSTLGYYGKLPLSAEFIRCQASGAEIDALDQWIREGMFHAKSTLGPSWSMEFMQGDQWTFLYLPPDRSRFLVGLLKPSQDKAGREFPFLIYLLLERKEFHEIPWCAPMHFREFFEQSHRLLEDISTEADLNRLQFRLQALSPVEAPETTFIETRYHAELLHRRMREYWTDVLGGFDSTQKYDLLRSLLHSRSGSDSASRRHWQAQFPLLIDSKEETYDLPFWMDLASHASGHRPETGILFWNRWPSKMKPLLLVSMERPLPQLLLSLIRPEGRPNELFENDDEGQLTEAGRELLDDGDVTLEAFLHRVSGLSAGGS, encoded by the coding sequence ATGTATAGCTCTACGCTCGGCTATTACGGAAAGCTGCCTCTGTCTGCGGAATTTATTCGATGCCAGGCGTCAGGAGCGGAGATTGATGCATTGGATCAGTGGATCCGCGAGGGGATGTTCCATGCAAAATCCACCCTGGGGCCTTCCTGGTCCATGGAATTCATGCAAGGGGATCAGTGGACGTTTTTATACTTGCCGCCCGATCGGAGCCGCTTCCTGGTCGGCCTCCTGAAACCAAGTCAGGACAAGGCGGGGCGAGAGTTTCCTTTTTTGATTTACTTACTCTTGGAGAGGAAGGAGTTTCATGAGATCCCCTGGTGCGCACCCATGCATTTCAGGGAGTTTTTTGAGCAGAGCCATCGGTTGCTGGAGGATATCAGCACCGAAGCCGATCTCAACCGCCTGCAATTTCGGCTACAGGCGCTTTCACCGGTAGAGGCGCCTGAGACCACTTTTATAGAGACGCGATACCATGCGGAGCTGCTGCACCGCCGGATGCGAGAATACTGGACTGATGTATTGGGCGGGTTCGACAGTACCCAAAAATACGACCTGCTTCGGTCTTTGCTCCATTCACGGTCAGGATCGGACTCCGCGAGCCGACGCCACTGGCAGGCCCAATTCCCCTTGCTCATAGATAGCAAGGAGGAGACCTACGACCTCCCATTTTGGATGGATCTCGCATCTCACGCCTCGGGCCACCGGCCGGAGACTGGGATTCTCTTCTGGAATCGATGGCCTTCCAAGATGAAGCCGTTGCTGTTGGTCTCCATGGAACGACCGCTCCCCCAACTTCTGCTTTCTCTCATCCGTCCGGAAGGCCGGCCAAATGAGCTGTTCGAGAACGACGATGAGGGGCAGTTGACGGAGGCTGGACGTGAGCTTCTCGATGATGGAGACGTGACCTTGGAGGCATTTCTGCATCGTGTGTCGGGACTCAGCGCCGGGGGATCCTAA
- the tssM gene encoding type VI secretion system membrane subunit TssM: MGLFARIKSLVVAMLGHRRLVVEFGLVCLVWLVWVAGPTIGLDSVESRVQIIIAIVLLRFIFSVIQHVVSQHRAVQLEVSLQQQAQVQVAAARPDHKEELEALRRQFDKGLAALKESTIGKGVKGKAALYALPWYMFIGPPASGKSTALRHSGLQFPYLGESGQGLQGMGGTRNCDWWFTNDAVLLDTAGRYVTHEEDQKEWLGFLDLLKKCRKEKPLNGILVAISIADLMQASEEELEAHAKKIRSRIDELMTHLGMTFPIYLIFTKCDLVRGFVEFFDELTKAERERIWGCTFPKSAAKDPPQVRFKTEFDQLLAAVKSRRFARLVNARGPYKLNIFTFPLQLASATDKLAHFVEVLFQSNPYQEGPMFRGFYLTSGTQEGAPIDRILGVISRASGLGDMVASMFSPAETKSYFLKELFTDVIFPDQFLAGPSTAIHKQRGFLRVAAFAAGTLFVAISVIALAFSYVGNRALVSNTLSVALNAPDLQVTDAASLEKDVEYLDRLGGRLGELVSNSENGVPFRLWGLYRGERLLGDLEEVYARQVEKIFLLPTKRAMEDELYQFASGESRGEAIGASDHYYSMLKAYIMLGEPKRLSSPYLERWLTTYWNERLKGLYATYAVPDWVQASIKRHMALYTAVLARAQQGRVELNKHLVASAQERLRDIPIVDRLYGLSLREIDESLRPAPFSVETSLQGGQQGTVVSNHMIPGVFTYEGWKGPFQVAMGRVLEGLGSEAWVVGEPDTKQIDLERGIKTLYFQDYRLHWRAFLKSLSLGPAVTPTDMEKLLSILSLPDSPFLRILEAVDRNTVPEPEGIAKLQESAVGLLGKVKEKLGLEAVGKKLEKPPRASDATEFPGGVTVYFLALHDLIVARKDAKEETPIVQYLTELRKAHQVFRPILLEETISPGTNTLARTIVAGGSNELKQGMEKTDAFLQKLDTELRESMAALLSEPWLMTMRGVLERTRLDIDQRWGTDVFQACKRTIEGKYPFRSSGEDAVVEDVVNFLHPDKGALWRFYQADLKPFLEERGDRLVRRASNGVALTVSDAFIESLEKARFVSESLFTKASPDLGSVIEVYPYPPGGAGGRSVSEIRLDIGGEPLRYRMEPQDWWEMKWPGPTPSLGAALVVKVGDSSVTRDFKDVWGLFKLIRAGAIESTDHSDVKVKVQWELLTPDSKPLHIRYDVRAKSIRNPFRPGFFEQFTCVPHVT, encoded by the coding sequence ATGGGGTTGTTTGCGAGGATAAAATCGCTGGTGGTAGCCATGCTGGGGCATCGCCGCCTGGTGGTCGAGTTCGGACTAGTCTGTTTGGTCTGGTTGGTCTGGGTGGCCGGTCCGACGATCGGTCTGGATTCGGTCGAAAGCCGGGTGCAGATTATCATCGCCATCGTCTTATTGCGGTTCATCTTCTCTGTCATCCAACATGTCGTCTCTCAGCACCGTGCCGTGCAATTGGAGGTATCGCTGCAACAGCAGGCCCAGGTTCAAGTGGCGGCGGCCAGGCCTGACCATAAGGAGGAGTTGGAAGCATTGCGCCGCCAGTTCGATAAGGGCCTGGCGGCTCTGAAAGAGTCTACGATCGGGAAGGGGGTTAAAGGGAAAGCAGCTCTCTATGCCCTGCCCTGGTACATGTTCATCGGGCCGCCCGCCTCTGGAAAAAGCACCGCCCTTCGCCATTCCGGGTTGCAGTTTCCCTATCTCGGCGAATCCGGGCAGGGGCTGCAGGGAATGGGAGGAACCAGAAACTGCGACTGGTGGTTTACGAATGACGCGGTGCTGCTCGACACGGCCGGTCGCTATGTCACCCATGAGGAAGATCAAAAAGAATGGCTGGGCTTTTTGGATCTGCTCAAGAAGTGCCGGAAAGAAAAACCCCTCAACGGCATCCTCGTTGCGATCAGCATCGCCGATCTGATGCAGGCCAGTGAGGAGGAGCTGGAGGCTCATGCCAAGAAAATTCGAAGTCGTATCGACGAGCTGATGACGCATCTGGGAATGACATTTCCCATCTATCTGATTTTCACGAAATGCGACTTGGTGAGGGGTTTTGTTGAATTTTTTGATGAACTCACGAAGGCCGAGCGGGAGCGGATTTGGGGCTGCACGTTTCCCAAGAGCGCTGCCAAAGATCCGCCGCAAGTGCGTTTCAAGACCGAGTTCGATCAGTTGCTCGCCGCCGTGAAATCCCGCCGGTTCGCCCGCCTGGTGAATGCTCGCGGACCCTACAAGTTGAATATTTTCACCTTTCCTCTCCAGCTCGCTTCTGCGACCGACAAGTTGGCGCATTTTGTCGAAGTGTTGTTTCAATCGAACCCGTACCAGGAAGGTCCGATGTTCCGCGGGTTCTATTTGACCAGTGGGACGCAAGAGGGGGCGCCGATCGATCGCATCCTCGGGGTCATCAGTCGCGCTTCCGGACTTGGTGATATGGTCGCCTCAATGTTTTCGCCCGCCGAGACCAAGAGCTATTTTCTGAAGGAACTGTTTACCGACGTCATCTTTCCGGATCAATTCCTCGCGGGGCCCTCGACCGCCATCCATAAACAACGGGGCTTCCTGCGCGTGGCCGCCTTTGCGGCGGGAACGCTATTTGTCGCAATCTCAGTGATCGCGCTTGCGTTCTCCTATGTCGGGAATAGGGCGCTGGTCAGCAATACCCTATCGGTGGCGCTGAATGCGCCCGATCTCCAAGTGACGGATGCGGCGAGCCTCGAAAAGGATGTGGAGTATCTCGATAGGCTGGGCGGTCGTTTGGGGGAACTGGTCTCCAATAGCGAGAACGGTGTGCCGTTCCGACTCTGGGGTTTATATCGAGGAGAGCGGCTGCTCGGCGATCTCGAGGAGGTCTACGCGCGGCAGGTTGAAAAGATCTTTCTCCTTCCGACGAAGCGCGCGATGGAGGACGAACTTTATCAATTTGCGTCGGGAGAGTCGCGCGGGGAGGCGATAGGCGCAAGTGATCACTACTATTCCATGCTCAAAGCCTACATCATGCTCGGTGAGCCCAAGCGCCTGAGCAGCCCATATTTGGAGCGATGGCTGACCACTTACTGGAACGAGCGGCTGAAGGGCCTGTATGCCACCTATGCGGTTCCGGACTGGGTGCAGGCCAGTATCAAACGGCATATGGCTCTCTATACCGCTGTGCTGGCTCGCGCGCAACAGGGCCGGGTTGAGTTAAATAAACACCTGGTGGCGAGCGCGCAAGAGCGTCTGCGCGATATCCCCATTGTGGACCGGCTCTATGGCCTCAGCCTTCGTGAAATCGACGAATCTCTTCGGCCCGCTCCATTTTCTGTTGAGACGTCCCTTCAAGGAGGTCAGCAGGGGACGGTCGTCAGCAACCATATGATTCCTGGTGTGTTCACCTACGAGGGTTGGAAAGGACCGTTCCAGGTTGCCATGGGTCGCGTGCTCGAAGGTCTTGGAAGCGAAGCCTGGGTCGTGGGCGAGCCTGATACGAAACAGATCGATCTGGAGCGGGGGATCAAGACACTCTACTTTCAAGACTATCGACTGCATTGGCGGGCCTTCTTGAAATCCCTCTCACTTGGTCCCGCCGTCACTCCGACGGACATGGAAAAATTGCTCTCGATCTTGAGCCTGCCGGATTCGCCCTTCCTGCGAATATTGGAAGCGGTCGATCGCAATACCGTGCCGGAGCCTGAAGGCATTGCAAAACTTCAGGAGTCGGCAGTCGGCTTGCTGGGAAAGGTGAAGGAAAAGCTAGGGTTGGAAGCAGTCGGCAAGAAGCTCGAGAAGCCACCGCGTGCGTCGGACGCGACTGAGTTTCCGGGCGGAGTCACCGTTTATTTTCTTGCGCTGCATGATCTGATTGTTGCCCGGAAGGATGCAAAGGAAGAGACGCCTATCGTCCAGTACCTGACGGAATTACGGAAGGCGCACCAGGTGTTTCGACCCATTCTACTTGAGGAGACCATCAGCCCGGGTACCAACACCCTTGCGAGGACCATCGTGGCTGGAGGATCGAATGAGCTTAAGCAGGGGATGGAGAAGACAGATGCCTTCCTGCAGAAGCTGGACACCGAATTACGAGAATCCATGGCGGCGTTGCTGTCGGAGCCATGGTTGATGACCATGCGCGGAGTGTTAGAGCGGACGCGGTTGGATATCGACCAACGCTGGGGCACCGATGTGTTTCAAGCCTGCAAGCGTACGATTGAGGGTAAATATCCCTTTCGCTCATCTGGAGAGGATGCTGTGGTGGAGGACGTCGTCAATTTTTTGCACCCGGATAAGGGGGCGCTCTGGCGTTTCTACCAGGCAGACTTAAAACCATTTCTGGAAGAGAGGGGCGACCGTTTAGTGCGCAGAGCATCGAACGGAGTCGCGCTGACCGTCTCCGATGCCTTCATCGAGTCGTTGGAGAAGGCCAGGTTTGTTTCAGAGAGCCTCTTTACGAAAGCATCTCCGGATTTGGGATCGGTGATCGAAGTCTATCCCTATCCGCCAGGGGGGGCTGGCGGTCGAAGCGTCAGTGAGATACGGCTGGACATTGGTGGCGAGCCGCTGCGGTATCGCATGGAGCCGCAAGACTGGTGGGAGATGAAATGGCCTGGCCCGACACCGTCTCTTGGAGCCGCGCTGGTTGTCAAGGTTGGCGACAGCTCGGTCACGAGGGACTTCAAGGATGTCTGGGGACTGTTCAAGCTTATCAGGGCTGGTGCGATTGAGTCGACCGATCACAGCGATGTCAAGGTGAAGGTCCAATGGGAGTTACTAACCCCGGACTCCAAGCCGCTGCATATCCGATATGACGTGAGAGCCAAGAGCATTAGGAACCCATTCCGTCCTGGATTCTTCGAGCAATTCACCTGCGTCCCCCATGTGACGTGA
- the icmH gene encoding type IVB secretion system protein IcmH/DotU, producing the protein MVTVPAEKTNSLSEVFNDLLVLGVQLRDATNPGGVESLRTRLQQLFQAAEERGRTSGVTQEALTQARYAVAAFLDEMLINSRWPQKDEWAARPLQYELFGEFTAGEGFFKRLESIRGGIPMNADLLELYTYCLMLGFEGQYKLQDREKLRGLVEDLARQIQGKRGEIPPLSPRGRRPEELLEMVKSELPVWVIIATSTALVLLFYLGLSLLIGQDAGYVGHELKRLLQEVRG; encoded by the coding sequence ATGGTCACCGTCCCGGCCGAAAAGACGAACTCCCTGAGCGAAGTGTTCAACGACCTGTTGGTGCTCGGCGTACAACTCCGTGATGCCACCAATCCGGGAGGAGTCGAGAGCCTCCGTACCCGGCTCCAGCAGTTGTTCCAAGCAGCTGAGGAAAGAGGCCGCACCTCCGGCGTGACCCAGGAGGCGTTGACACAAGCTCGCTACGCTGTGGCCGCATTTCTTGACGAGATGCTCATCAACTCGCGCTGGCCGCAGAAGGACGAATGGGCCGCTCGGCCGCTGCAATACGAATTATTCGGGGAATTTACGGCAGGGGAAGGGTTCTTTAAACGACTGGAAAGTATTCGCGGTGGCATCCCGATGAACGCCGACTTGCTGGAGCTCTACACCTACTGTCTCATGCTCGGGTTCGAGGGCCAATACAAGCTGCAGGATCGTGAAAAATTACGAGGGCTGGTCGAGGACCTTGCACGCCAGATTCAAGGAAAGCGCGGGGAGATCCCACCGCTTTCGCCTCGTGGGCGACGCCCGGAAGAGTTGCTGGAGATGGTCAAGAGCGAGCTTCCGGTCTGGGTCATCATTGCAACCAGCACCGCCCTGGTCCTTCTGTTCTATCTCGGACTGTCTCTGTTGATCGGACAGGATGCCGGCTATGTCGGCCATGAATTGAAACGGCTCCTCCAGGAGGTGCGGGGATAA
- the tssA gene encoding type VI secretion system protein TssA, protein MASVPTVDIDAILKPISGDKPCGLDPRDGVSFELLKEARREEDAASQGEWKREVKVADWPKVIQLATRILSTEGKDLQVAAWLTEGLVKKYGSAGLRDGFKILGGLHEQYWDSFYPSIEDGDLEFRGGRLEALNKILPVAILNMPLVQPPGGPAYSCWQYKESQEVENLRRGAATDGQRKRQLAEALEEGKLEGETFEKAVASTPLSHCSTILENLNQSWDEFERFERILDEKYRPEAPSLRLIKEALSECRSLMNSIVRKKGGVGVPTISQSAIVPQEADMAPVVHMTASGSGIVPVDRADALRRLGAVAEFFRRTEPHSPVAYLVQRAARWGEMPLEEWLQEVIKSDDVLGNVRETLGLTQNRSASDQHT, encoded by the coding sequence ATGGCTTCCGTGCCGACAGTGGATATCGATGCGATTCTCAAGCCGATCTCAGGCGACAAGCCCTGTGGGCTTGATCCGCGAGACGGCGTATCCTTTGAATTGCTCAAGGAAGCGCGTCGCGAAGAAGATGCCGCAAGCCAGGGCGAATGGAAGCGCGAAGTGAAGGTCGCGGACTGGCCGAAGGTTATTCAACTCGCGACAAGAATTCTGTCGACTGAGGGCAAAGATCTTCAAGTGGCGGCCTGGCTGACCGAAGGATTGGTCAAGAAATATGGCTCAGCAGGACTCCGGGATGGCTTCAAGATCTTGGGTGGATTGCATGAACAGTACTGGGATTCGTTTTACCCGTCGATTGAAGACGGCGACCTGGAGTTTCGCGGTGGACGGCTCGAAGCACTGAATAAAATCCTTCCGGTCGCCATCCTCAACATGCCGTTGGTTCAGCCACCCGGCGGGCCAGCCTACAGCTGCTGGCAATACAAGGAATCGCAAGAAGTCGAGAATCTGCGCCGGGGAGCGGCGACGGATGGGCAAAGAAAGCGGCAGCTTGCCGAGGCATTGGAAGAGGGCAAGCTCGAAGGGGAAACATTTGAGAAGGCGGTCGCGTCGACACCTTTGAGCCATTGCTCGACCATTCTTGAGAATCTGAACCAGAGTTGGGACGAATTTGAACGGTTCGAGCGTATCCTGGATGAGAAATATCGCCCGGAAGCGCCGAGTTTGCGACTCATCAAGGAGGCCTTGAGCGAATGCCGGTCTCTGATGAATAGCATTGTTCGAAAAAAGGGGGGTGTCGGGGTACCGACCATAAGTCAATCAGCCATCGTTCCTCAGGAGGCCGACATGGCACCGGTGGTACACATGACGGCGAGCGGATCCGGCATTGTGCCGGTTGATCGCGCAGATGCATTGCGGAGACTGGGAGCCGTTGCGGAATTTTTTCGGCGGACGGAACCGCATAGTCCGGTGGCCTATCTTGTCCAGCGCGCAGCGCGGTGGGGAGAAATGCCGCTGGAAGAATGGCTCCAGGAGGTTATCAAAAGCGATGATGTGCTCGGCAACGTCCGTGAAACGCTGGGGCTAACCCAGAACCGGTCGGCGAGTGACCAACATACGTAG